In Achromobacter xylosoxidans A8, a single window of DNA contains:
- a CDS encoding Bug family tripartite tricarboxylate transporter substrate binding protein has protein sequence MRAWTAGWILAAGLITATPAQAGPEWPAKPVKLLVGFPPGQATDAVARLLAERLSPRLNQPVIVENRPGQGGSIALAALAKAAPDGYTMMLSATASLVSNPHLYKSTGYDTLRDFEPVGLVADLPMVLVANAAQPFSDVASLREYAQRHPGALNFSSSGNGTLSHLGMVMLEREAKLQLTHIPYQGSAKAMTDMIGGNVAIGLDTVAVTLPHIQSGRLKALAVGASQRLPMLPDTPTFAEAGYPGFQANPWLGMLFPKGTPQPVVRRMNQEIRDAVATPALAQSLKAIGAFARVDTPEEFSQLLRQEYRSWGELVQLSGSRVD, from the coding sequence ATGCGCGCATGGACAGCAGGATGGATCTTGGCAGCGGGCCTGATCACGGCGACGCCAGCACAGGCCGGACCCGAGTGGCCCGCCAAGCCGGTCAAGCTGCTGGTGGGCTTCCCGCCCGGCCAGGCGACGGACGCGGTGGCGCGGCTGCTGGCCGAGAGGCTGTCGCCCAGATTGAACCAGCCCGTGATCGTGGAGAACCGGCCCGGGCAGGGCGGCAGCATTGCTTTGGCGGCGCTGGCGAAAGCCGCGCCCGACGGCTACACCATGATGCTGTCGGCGACCGCGTCGTTGGTCAGCAATCCGCACCTCTACAAATCGACCGGCTACGACACTTTGCGGGACTTTGAACCCGTCGGCCTGGTGGCCGACCTGCCCATGGTGCTGGTGGCCAATGCCGCTCAGCCGTTCAGCGACGTGGCGAGCTTGCGGGAGTACGCGCAGCGTCATCCCGGCGCGTTGAATTTTTCCTCGTCGGGCAACGGCACCCTGTCGCACCTGGGCATGGTGATGCTGGAGCGCGAGGCCAAGCTGCAGCTGACGCATATCCCATATCAGGGCAGCGCCAAAGCCATGACCGACATGATCGGCGGCAACGTCGCCATCGGCCTGGACACGGTGGCGGTGACCCTGCCGCATATCCAGTCCGGCCGCCTGAAGGCGCTGGCGGTGGGCGCGAGCCAGCGCCTGCCCATGCTGCCGGATACGCCGACTTTCGCCGAAGCAGGCTACCCCGGGTTCCAGGCCAATCCCTGGCTGGGGATGCTGTTTCCGAAAGGGACGCCCCAGCCAGTCGTGCGGCGCATGAACCAGGAAATACGCGACGCGGTCGCCACGCCGGCGCTGGCCCAATCGCTCAAGGCCATCGGCGCGTTCGCGCGCGTCGATACGCCGGAGGAATTCTCGCAGCTCTTGCGCCAGGAATACCGCAGCTGGGGCGAACTCGTGCAGCTCTCGGGCAGCCGGGTGGACTGA